The Virgibacillus sp. MSP4-1 genome has a segment encoding these proteins:
- a CDS encoding retropepsin-like aspartic protease: MKKLIIEDGLLLTDMEVTFHGHLLHLKRVLVDTGSGSTVVSTDLGESIGIVAEENDMIYRISGVGGSEFVYSKTVDSVKIGDMQAEGFSLEIGAMNYGFDLNGIIGLDLLQQLKAVINIDELLLQSNN; encoded by the coding sequence GTGAAAAAATTAATTATTGAAGATGGATTATTGCTTACAGATATGGAAGTAACATTTCACGGACATTTGCTGCATTTAAAACGTGTGTTAGTGGATACTGGATCCGGAAGTACAGTCGTCTCAACAGACTTAGGAGAGTCAATAGGGATTGTAGCAGAAGAAAATGACATGATATATCGCATTAGTGGTGTCGGAGGCTCAGAGTTTGTATATTCCAAAACGGTTGATTCAGTAAAAATTGGAGATATGCAAGCAGAAGGGTTTTCATTAGAAATTGGTGCAATGAATTATGGATTTGATTTGAATGGTATTATTGGATTGGATTTATTGCAACAATTAAAGGCAGTCATAAATATAGACGAATTATTATTACAGTCAAATAACTAA
- a CDS encoding heavy metal translocating P-type ATPase, with product MAEYDQNDIYRIEGLTUANCAGKFEENVKHLDGVKDAKVNFGAAKVTVFGETTIEELEKAGAFENLKIKPDKSRQTEKPESFWQKYSLLMISTLLIFVGYLSKEEVGDTHLYTLLAFLGAILISGYPLLKNGYKNLFRLEFNMNTLMAIAITGAVIIGEWGEGAIVVILFAISEKLETFSMDKARDSIQSLMNLAPNRATVRRNGEETELAVEDIRVHDTLLVKPGQKIAMDGIVTEGSSAVNQAAITGESVPAAKQQGDEVFAGTLNEEGFLEVEVTKTSEDTTLAKIIYLVEEAQSEKAPAQAFIDKFAKYYTPAIMAIALLVAVIPPLFGASWSDWIYQGLAVLVVGCPCALVVSTPVAIVTAIGTAARNGVLIKGGIYLEEIGALKAIAFDKTGTLTNGTPKVTDVHWLKEEDHRKHLAIVQSLESHSQHPLGKALVAYAENMEVSEDIHVADFTSITGKGVKGQFENKTYWMGNAELALDMIQRGTADSVNQQIASLQADGKTVMLYGDHTDVIAIFAVRDEPRAESQSILKQIHDLTISNTIMLTGDHEQTANAIASEIGVKNTKAQLLPQEKLNFIKEYQKKYGKVGMVGDGINDAPALATADVGIAMGGAGTDTALETADLALMGDDLSKLPFTIRLSKRALSIIKQNISFAIGIKLVALLLVIPGWLTLWIAIFADMGATLLVTLNALRLLRVKNQ from the coding sequence ATGGCTGAATATGATCAAAATGACATTTATCGCATTGAAGGATTAACCTGAGCGAATTGTGCCGGAAAGTTCGAGGAGAACGTGAAGCACCTGGATGGTGTGAAAGATGCAAAAGTAAATTTTGGCGCGGCGAAAGTGACCGTCTTCGGTGAGACTACCATTGAAGAACTGGAAAAAGCAGGAGCATTTGAGAATTTAAAAATAAAGCCTGATAAAAGCAGACAAACTGAAAAACCGGAATCATTCTGGCAAAAATACAGCCTGTTAATGATCTCAACTCTATTAATCTTTGTCGGATATCTGTCCAAGGAAGAGGTTGGTGACACTCATCTTTATACCCTGTTGGCCTTCCTTGGTGCCATTTTGATTAGTGGCTATCCTTTACTGAAAAATGGCTATAAAAATTTGTTCCGCCTGGAATTCAATATGAATACCCTCATGGCCATCGCCATAACAGGAGCGGTCATCATTGGCGAGTGGGGAGAAGGGGCGATTGTCGTTATCCTGTTTGCCATCAGTGAGAAGCTTGAAACTTTTTCTATGGATAAAGCACGGGATTCGATTCAATCCCTAATGAATTTAGCCCCTAATCGCGCCACTGTCCGCCGTAATGGCGAGGAGACAGAGCTGGCAGTAGAGGATATCCGGGTTCACGACACATTATTGGTAAAGCCCGGACAGAAAATTGCTATGGATGGAATTGTTACAGAGGGAAGCTCAGCTGTAAACCAGGCGGCCATCACTGGCGAATCTGTCCCTGCAGCTAAGCAGCAAGGGGATGAGGTGTTTGCCGGAACCCTAAACGAAGAAGGCTTCCTGGAAGTTGAGGTGACGAAAACCTCTGAGGATACCACCCTGGCTAAAATTATTTATCTTGTTGAAGAGGCACAGTCAGAAAAAGCACCTGCACAGGCATTCATTGATAAATTTGCCAAGTATTACACACCAGCAATTATGGCAATCGCTCTTCTGGTGGCTGTGATTCCACCACTATTTGGGGCCTCCTGGAGCGACTGGATTTATCAGGGGCTTGCCGTATTAGTGGTTGGATGTCCATGTGCACTGGTTGTTTCTACACCTGTTGCCATCGTAACCGCTATCGGGACAGCTGCACGAAATGGTGTATTGATTAAAGGCGGAATTTATCTTGAGGAAATCGGTGCATTAAAGGCCATCGCTTTTGATAAAACCGGTACGCTGACGAATGGCACACCTAAAGTTACGGATGTACACTGGCTGAAGGAAGAAGATCATCGGAAGCATTTAGCCATCGTTCAAAGCCTGGAATCCCATTCCCAGCATCCATTAGGGAAAGCTCTTGTTGCCTATGCAGAAAACATGGAAGTATCAGAGGACATTCACGTAGCCGATTTTACTTCTATCACGGGCAAAGGGGTCAAAGGACAGTTTGAAAATAAAACCTACTGGATGGGAAATGCCGAATTAGCTCTTGATATGATTCAGCGTGGGACAGCGGATTCTGTAAACCAGCAAATCGCAAGTCTTCAGGCAGATGGGAAAACTGTCATGCTTTATGGTGATCATACGGATGTTATAGCAATTTTTGCAGTAAGAGATGAACCAAGAGCAGAAAGTCAAAGTATCCTGAAGCAGATTCATGACCTTACTATCTCCAACACGATTATGCTGACAGGTGACCATGAACAAACGGCTAACGCTATTGCGAGTGAAATTGGGGTCAAAAATACAAAAGCCCAGTTGCTGCCCCAGGAAAAATTGAATTTTATTAAAGAATATCAAAAGAAATATGGAAAAGTCGGCATGGTTGGCGATGGGATTAATGATGCCCCAGCCCTTGCAACAGCTGATGTCGGCATTGCAATGGGGGGAGCAGGCACTGACACTGCTCTCGAAACAGCTGACCTTGCCTTAATGGGAGATGACCTGTCCAAACTCCCATTCACAATTCGTCTAAGCAAAAGAGCTCTATCCATCATTAAGCAAAATATCAGCTTTGCTATTGGGATCAAACTTGTAGCCTTACTGCTGGTGATTCCGGGATGGTTGACCCTGTGGATTGCTATATTCGCTGACATGGGAGCCACGTTGCTGGTAACCCTGAATGCACTAAGACTTTTGCGAGTGAAGAATCAATAG
- a CDS encoding GNAT family N-acetyltransferase: MIREALYSDIPVIMNLVKASIEIMQEEGNDQWGEEYPLAEHYEGDIKANQLYVYEDEEGVKGAACISDHGHHEYHEIAWSYDEPYLCIKRLAVDPLERKSGIGLAFYKKAEELALAQGIHTIRTDTYSKNKGAVRLFEKAGYHFVEERINEGKEAPFYYYEKRF; this comes from the coding sequence ATGATTCGGGAAGCCTTATACTCAGATATACCAGTGATTATGAATCTGGTAAAAGCATCTATAGAGATCATGCAGGAAGAGGGAAATGATCAGTGGGGGGAGGAGTACCCGCTTGCTGAGCACTATGAAGGGGACATAAAGGCAAATCAACTATATGTATACGAGGATGAGGAAGGTGTGAAAGGGGCTGCTTGTATTAGTGACCATGGGCATCATGAGTATCATGAGATTGCCTGGTCCTATGATGAACCTTATCTTTGCATCAAACGCCTGGCTGTTGATCCATTAGAACGAAAAAGTGGAATTGGGCTTGCGTTTTATAAAAAGGCTGAAGAGTTGGCTCTGGCACAGGGAATACATACGATTCGTACAGATACCTACTCCAAAAATAAGGGTGCAGTAAGGCTGTTTGAAAAGGCTGGTTATCATTTTGTTGAAGAGAGAATCAATGAGGGGAAGGAAGCACCGTTTTATTATTATGAAAAGAGGTTTTAA
- a CDS encoding GNAT family N-acetyltransferase, with protein MFTFTIDENLELKLLEHKDSEKLFELVHHNRSYLREWLPWVDKMNSPDDYKPVIDMWLKQFANHDGFQAGILYNKELTGMIGYHGIDWGNKQTSLGYWIAEDYQGKGMITRAAKELLNYSFTEYKLNRVEIRCGVNNKKSRAIPERLHFTQEGILRDGENLYGQFHDIVLYSMLARDWKTL; from the coding sequence ATGTTTACATTTACCATTGATGAAAATCTAGAATTAAAACTGTTGGAACATAAAGACTCTGAGAAATTATTTGAACTTGTCCACCATAACAGGTCCTATTTGCGCGAATGGCTCCCTTGGGTGGACAAAATGAATTCCCCCGACGATTACAAACCTGTCATTGACATGTGGCTTAAACAATTTGCCAATCATGACGGTTTTCAGGCTGGTATTTTATATAACAAAGAACTCACCGGTATGATTGGCTACCATGGGATTGATTGGGGAAATAAACAGACTTCCCTTGGGTACTGGATTGCGGAAGATTACCAGGGAAAGGGTATGATTACACGTGCAGCAAAAGAATTACTTAACTATAGTTTTACAGAATATAAGCTAAATCGTGTCGAAATACGTTGTGGAGTAAATAACAAAAAGAGCCGAGCTATTCCTGAACGTCTACATTTTACTCAGGAAGGCATTCTGCGAGATGGCGAAAACCTTTATGGTCAGTTTCATGATATTGTTCTCTATTCAATGCTGGCTCGCGATTGGAAAACTTTATAA